A genomic region of Numenius arquata chromosome 21, bNumArq3.hap1.1, whole genome shotgun sequence contains the following coding sequences:
- the STMN1 gene encoding stathmin, whose protein sequence is MATSDIQVKELEKRASGQAFELILSPRSKEAVPEFPLSPPKKKDVSLEEIQKKLEAAEERRKSHEAEVLKQLAEKREHEKEVLQKAIEENNNFSKMAEEKLTHKMEANKENREAQMAAKLERLREKDKHIEEVRKNKEGKDPGEAETD, encoded by the exons ATGGCTACTTCTG ATATTCAAGTGAAGGAACTGGAAAAGCGTGCCTCTGGGCAGGCCTTTGAGCTGATACTCAGCCCTCGCTCGAAAGAAGCAGTCCCAGaattccctctttctcccccaaaGAAGAAGGATGTGTCATTGGAAGAGATTCAAAAGAAGTTGGAAGCGGCAGAAGAGAGACGCAAG TCTCATGAAGCAGAAGTCTTGAAGCAGCTCGCGGAGAAGCGGGAGCATGAAAAGGAGGTGCTTCAGAAAGCAATTGAAGAAAACAACAACTTCAGCAAAATGGCAGAGGAGAAGCTGACCCACAAAATGGAAGCGAACAAAGAAAACCGTGAGGCGCAAATGGCTGCTAAACTGGAACGCTTGAGGGAGAAG GACAAGCACATTGAGGAGGTTCGAAAGAACAAAGAAGGCAAAGACCCTGGTGAGGCTGAAACCGACTGA
- the PAQR7 gene encoding membrane progestin receptor alpha — translation MATVVTEKLSRLFINVRQVPQLLAPLSPSTVSSSEVPKVFWKPYIHTGYRPVQQTWRYYFSTLFQQHNEAINVWTHLVAALILLLRFQQLSQRVAFGQDLHAQPLLIIIVASITYLTFSTLAHLLQAKSEFWHYSFFFMDYVGVAIYQYGSALGHYYYAIEPSWHEKIKGFYMPAAVLLAWLSCAGSCYAKYRYHQSALLLSRLCQELPSALAYMLDISPVLHRIFTAPPSEQEDPALLYHKCQVLFFLIGAFFFSHPYPEKWFPGKCHFFGQSHQIFHVCLVLCTLAQIEGVVLDYESRRHIYSTLQGDLAHNFSALCLFTVTCSVLTAAYMAQKVKNKLSFKEE, via the coding sequence ATGGCAACGGTTGTCACCGAAAAGCTCAGCCGCCTCTTCATTAACGTGCGGCAGgtcccccagctgctggcccccctctctccctccaccgTCAGCAGTTCGGAGGTGCCAAAGGTCTTCTGGAAGCCCTACATCCACACCGGTTACCGGCCGGTGCAGCAGACCTGGCGTTATTACTTCTCGAcgctcttccagcagcacaacGAGGCCATCAACGTCTGGACCCATCTGGTGGCAGCGCTGATCCTGCTGCTGCGGTTCCAGCAGCTTTCGCAGCGGGTGGCTTTCGGGCAGGACCTGCACGCCCAGCCCCTCCTCATCATCATCGTGGCGTCCATCACCTACCTGACCTTCAGCACCCTCGCTCACCTTCTGCAGGCCAAATCCGAGTTCTGGCACTACAGCTTCTTCTTCATGGACTACGTGGGGGTGGCCATTTACCAGTATGGCAGCGCTTTGGGGCACTACTACTATGCCATCGAGCCCAGCTGGCATGAGAAGATCAAGGGGTTTTACATGCCGGCGGCCGTCCTGTTAGCGTGGCTGTCCTGCGCCGGTTCCTGCTACGCCAAGTACCGGTACCACCAGTCGGCTCTCCTTCTGAGCCGGCTCTGCCAGGAGCTGCCCTCTGCCCTGGCCTACATGCTGGACATCAGCCCTGTGCTCCACCGCATCTTCACCGCGCCGCCCTCTGAGCAGGAGGACCCGGCCCTTCTGTATCACAAATGCCAGGTGCTGTTTTTCCTCATCGGCGCCTTTTTTTTCTCGCACCCTTACCCCGAGAAGTGGTTCCCGGGGAAATGTCACTTCTTCGGGCAGAGCCATCAGATTTTTCACGTGTGCCTGGTGCTCTGCACGCTGGCGCAGATCGAGGGGGTGGTGTTGGACTACGAGTCCAGGAGACACATCTATTCTACTCTTCAGGGTGATTTGGCGCACAATTTCTCTGCCCTGTGCCTCTTCACTGTCACCTGCTCCGTCCTCACAGCCGCTTACATGGCCCAGAAGGTGAAGAACAAGCTGAGCTTCAAAGAAGAGTAA
- the AUNIP gene encoding aurora kinase A- and ninein-interacting protein yields MKRKRGDSAARPAGACDVWLDTAELKQSAAQALIAKSKASRRVLERKHASVAFTQTRSSQPRTKQTTISAFFSTQTDEKDKENSRPSPFIPKCKEKGISLAASPVKILALPRMDEARKESFSAEVGTVQAAPWCPAQSPLPDSSVLEGESHGTSEASCGVGEDSYFFSFTQDSEGNRIIAHRTASDLFAGETVSGSGSVTSPCGGHKRGGRLLPEAKIGLDFQPRLGTNEKKPHPSSNVNSLIDFTETENINPSLRRDTTWAAGFYPSPQRPAGTRPLRERSRNAGAGSAGEGRGSPCRQLFTQDSQGNRVIAHHGQTLPSPHKESGSSPSKGCSGDAADGSLSKAGERKLDACYDLLFTQDSEGNRVIKHW; encoded by the exons ATGAAGCGCAAACGAGGAGACAGCGCGGCCCGGCCGGCCGGAGCCTGCGATGTGTGGCTGGACACCGCCGAGCTGAAGCAGAGCGCGGCGCAG GCTCTCATAGCCAAGTCAAAAGCATCTCGTCGAGTTCTGGAAAGGAAACACGCCTCAGTCGCTTTCACACAGACAAGATCCTCTCAGCCACGCACCAAGCAAACCACCATCTCCGCCTTCTTCAGCACCCAGACAG atgaaaaagacaaagaaaactcCAGGCCATCTCCTTTCATcccaaaatgtaaagaaaaaggtatttctttgGCTGCTTCTCCTGTGAAGATCTTGGCTTTGCCGCGGATGGATGAAGCCCGTAAGGAATCCTTCAGCGCCGAGGTGGGGACGGTGCAGGCTGCGCCTTGGTGTCCTGCTCAGTCCCCTTTGCCGGACTCTTCGGTGTTAGAAGGGGAGTCCCACGGCACGAGCGAAGCCTCCTGCGGGGTGGGAGAGGATTCCTACTTCTTCAGCTTCACCCAGGACTCGGAGGGCAACCGCATCATCGCTCACAGAACCGCGTCCGATTTATTTGCTGGAGAAACGGTTTCAGGGAGCGGCAGCGTAACTTCACCCTGCGGGGGACACAAACGAGGGGGGCGGCTGCTCCCAGAGGCGAAGATCGGACTTGATTTCCAACCCAGACTTGGTACAAACGAGAAGAAACCACACCCATCGAGTAATGTTAATTCTTTAATTGATTTCACTGAGACTGAGAATATAAATCCTAGTTTAAGGAGAGACACTACCTGGGCTGCTGGCTTTTATCCCTCTCCCCAGAGACCAGCTGGGACGCGGCCCCTGAGAGAGCGCAGCCGCAACGCGGGGGCTGGTTCAGCCGGGGAGGGACGGGGCAGTCCCTGCAGGCAGCTCTTCACCCAGGACTCCCAGGGGAACAGGGTGATCGCTCACCACGGCCAGACCCTCCCGTCCCCTCACAAGGAGAGCGGCAGCTCCCCCTCCAAGGGCTGCTCCGGGGACGCTGCCGATGGGAGCTTGAGCAAAGCCGGGGAGCGGAAGTTGGACGCGTGCTACGATTTACTGTTCACGCAGGATTCGGAAGGGAACAGAGTGATTAAACACTGGTAA
- the MTFR1L gene encoding mitochondrial fission regulator 1-like produces MAAESTIPIWQNKPHGSARSVVRRIGSNLPLKPCPRATFEVLPNVSELYLNDVPPVPTLADIVWIAADDEETYARVRSDTRPLKHKWKPSPFTVIQRNASVPNLRKQEEKLLALKKPGLPALSRTTELQDELSHLRSQIAKIVAAESASASLTPDLLSPGSSNASSPLPCFGPSFQSTTSFVISDITEEEAELESPDLPSVSMLCSAASECCKPEPKDPDEEDSVSLSKASSFADMMGILKDIHRMKQSKDLNRTSMKEEDPAVLIAEVLRRKFALKDEDLAMKEK; encoded by the exons ACGATCCCCATCTGGCAGAACAAACCCCATGGCTCAGCACGCAGCGTTGTCAGGAGGATCGGCTCAAACCTCCCCTTAAAACCCTGTCCCAGAGCAACCTTTGAG GTCCTACCAAATGTTTCGGAGCTGTATTTAAATGATGTCCCTCCAGTGCCCACCCTGGCAGACATCGTGTGGATAGCAGCAGATGATGAAGAAACATACGCCAGAGTCAG aagtgACACTCGCCCGCTGAAGCACAAGTGGAAGCCGAGTCCCTTCACTGTTATACAGCGAAACGCTTCGGTCCCCAACCtgaggaagcaggaggagaagctgctcGCCTTGAAGAAACCTGGTTTACCAGCACTGAGCCGAACAACGGAGCTGCAGGACGAGCTGAGTCACCTTCGGAGTCAGATAGCTAAAATAGTCGCTGCAGAGTCAG cttctgCTTCGTTAACACCAGATTTGTTATCTCCAGGAAGTTCAAATGCATCTTCTCCTTTACCTTGTTTCGGACCCTCTTTCCAATCTACAACTTCCTTTGTCATTAGCGATATcacagaggaggaggcagaactGGAAAGCCCCGACCTGCCCTCAGTCTCCATGCTTTGTTCTGCGGCCTCCGAGTGCTGTAAACCGGAACCGAAGGATCCCGACGAGGAAGATTCCGTGTCTCTTTCGAAGGCCAGCAGTTTTGCGGACATGATGGGCATTCTCAAAGACATTCATAGGATGAAGCAGAGCAAAGACTT AAACCGAACTTCAATGAAGGAGGAAGACCCGGCCGTTCTTATAGCAGAAGTTCTGAGAAGAAAATTTGCCCTGAAGGACGAAGATCTGGCCATGAAGGAGAAATGA